A single Lolium perenne isolate Kyuss_39 chromosome 6, Kyuss_2.0, whole genome shotgun sequence DNA region contains:
- the LOC127307600 gene encoding histone H4 — protein sequence MSGRGKGGKGLGKGGAKRHRKVLRDNIQGITKPAIRRLARRGGVKRISGLIYEETRGVLKIFLENVIRDAVTYTEHARRKTVTAMDVVYALKRQGRTLYGFGG from the coding sequence ATGTCGGGCCGCGGCAAGGGCGGGAAGGGCTTGGGCAAGGGCGGCGCCAAGCGCCACCGCAAGGTCCTCCGCGACAACATCCAGGGCATCACCAAGCCGGCCATCCGGCGCCTGGCTCGCCGCGGCGGCGTGAAGCGCATCTCCGGCCTCATCTACGAGGAGACCCGCGGCGTGCTCAAGATCttcctcgagaacgtcatccgcgacGCCGTCACCTACACCGAGCACGCCCGCCGCAAGACCGTCACCGCCATGGACGTCGTCTACGCGCTCAAGCGCCAGGGACGCACCCTCTACGGCTTCGGCGGCTGA